Proteins from a genomic interval of Oncorhynchus mykiss isolate Arlee chromosome 21, USDA_OmykA_1.1, whole genome shotgun sequence:
- the LOC110512965 gene encoding complement C1q-like protein 2 codes for MEATLTASECQVEEQNDLLLSLRATVEKQSSALQELRATVEELKRENRERPKVAFSASLSETKGPFNTDITLVYKHVFTNIGNAYSPVTGIFKAPVSGIYYFRFTAFGFTSKHRRVSLYKGGQLMVTVTDSSTPHDGEDSGSNGVTLQLVEGEEVYTRLKAEHQVYDDGAHHTTFTGFLICS; via the coding sequence ATGGAAGCCACCCTGACAGCCAGTGAGTGCCAGGTAGAGGAACAGAATGACCTACTGCTTTCACTGAGAGCCACAGTGGAGAAACAGAGTTCTGCACTCCAAGAGCTGAGAGCCACCGTGGAGGaattgaagagagagaacagggagagaccAAAGGTAGCCTTCTCAGCTTCACTGTCTGAAACCAAAGGACCATTCAATACTGACATCACCCTGGTCTACAAGCATGTCTTCACCAACATTGGCAATGCTTACAGTCCGGTGACTGGCATCTTTAAGGCGCCGGTGAGTGGAATCTACTACTTCAGATTCACTGCCTTTGGATTCACCTCCAAACATAGAAGAGTGTCCCTGTACAAAGGAGGACAACTTATGGTGACTGTGACTGACAGTAGCACACCACATGATGGAGAAGACAGTGGATCCAATGGTGTCACCCTGCAGCTGGTAGAAGGTGAAGAGGTGTACACACGTCTTAAAGCAGAACATCAAGTCTATGATGACGGGGCTCACCACACCACCTTCACTGGATTCCTGATCTGCTCGTAG